From the genome of Solidesulfovibrio carbinolicus, one region includes:
- a CDS encoding phage minor head protein encodes MPDRPTSIVFGPVRPAEAIRFLQDKVAVTREEFDRLSDAAKARAFTVSGLARVDMVEAVRRSMLDAMEQGIPLKEWKASVGQALEAAGYTGDRALRLETIFRTNVQSAYMAGRYAEMTAMADTFPYWQYSAVNDGRTRPAHRALSGKVYPAGHPFWDTWFPPNGFNCRCSVRALTRSQVEDRGLAVESEIPEEIDTATGPVRLTPDQGFATNVGKGWLDSLTPSPLAEEIRPLVSRAICRGGLAFADDPCRPPLAGIDPRHVLTVDAADILPAGLAPDRYVKAFLSEFGIADIEGTKVVTLPGVELPMVVGKGFFIDKRTGGWKVDKEGREPFVRLLARTILSPYEVWMTPAEVAGKPTDVLRLIRLFTTEDKRIGGFAVFNLVRGRQWRAATAFTPKVTAEGSARMMAYLEKQRVGTLVYREALR; translated from the coding sequence GTGCCTGATCGTCCGACGTCCATCGTCTTTGGGCCGGTGCGGCCGGCCGAGGCCATCCGGTTCCTGCAAGACAAGGTTGCGGTCACTCGTGAGGAATTCGACCGGCTTTCCGACGCGGCCAAGGCCCGGGCCTTCACCGTCTCGGGCCTAGCCCGGGTGGATATGGTCGAGGCCGTACGCCGCTCCATGCTCGACGCCATGGAACAGGGCATCCCCCTCAAGGAGTGGAAGGCGAGCGTGGGCCAGGCCCTGGAAGCAGCCGGATACACCGGAGACCGGGCGCTTCGCCTGGAAACGATCTTTCGCACCAACGTCCAGTCCGCCTACATGGCCGGCCGCTACGCCGAGATGACGGCCATGGCCGACACGTTTCCTTATTGGCAGTATTCGGCGGTCAACGACGGCCGCACCCGGCCGGCCCACCGGGCGCTCTCCGGCAAGGTCTACCCGGCCGGCCATCCCTTTTGGGACACCTGGTTTCCGCCCAACGGCTTCAACTGCCGCTGTTCTGTCCGGGCGCTCACCCGGTCCCAGGTCGAGGATCGGGGACTTGCCGTCGAGAGCGAGATTCCCGAGGAGATCGACACGGCCACCGGTCCGGTGCGCCTGACGCCCGACCAGGGTTTTGCAACCAATGTGGGAAAAGGTTGGCTGGACTCCCTGACGCCAAGCCCCTTGGCCGAGGAGATAAGGCCGCTCGTCTCCCGGGCCATCTGCCGGGGCGGTTTGGCCTTTGCCGACGATCCTTGCCGGCCGCCGCTGGCGGGCATCGATCCCCGGCACGTCCTGACCGTGGACGCGGCCGACATCCTTCCGGCGGGCTTGGCTCCGGATCGGTACGTGAAAGCGTTCCTGTCCGAGTTCGGGATTGCCGACATTGAGGGGACCAAGGTCGTGACCTTGCCCGGCGTCGAGCTGCCCATGGTGGTCGGCAAGGGATTTTTCATCGACAAGCGGACCGGCGGCTGGAAGGTGGACAAGGAAGGCCGCGAGCCTTTCGTCCGGCTCCTGGCCAGGACCATCCTGTCGCCTTACGAGGTGTGGATGACCCCGGCCGAGGTGGCGGGCAAACCCACGGACGTGCTGCGGCTCATCCGGCTGTTCACCACCGAGGACAAGCGGATCGGCGGCTTTGCCGTGTTCAACCTGGTGCGGGGGCGGCAGTGGCGCGCGGCCACGGCCTTCACTCCCAAGGTCACGGCCGAAGGCTCGGCCCGAATGATGGCCTACTTGGAAAAGCAGAGGGTGGGAACGCTGGTTTACCGCGAAGCGCTCCGGTAG